GGTGTTACTGGAAGAGTCCACGGGAGAATGCGAAACCGAAAGAGGTCTTGGTGACATTGCGGTTGTAGTCGATCAGACTTTCGCCATAGCCGTTGAAAAATTTGAAATACCAGAAGGTTGTTTTGGAGTTGAAGAAGGGATAACTCCAATCCAGCTGGACGGCGCCGCGGTCGTGGCCGCCTTTACCGAAGTTATAACGGAAAAGTCCGCCGAACTGGTGTTTACCCCACAGGTAGCTGAGAGTCAGGTCGCCGTAACCCATATAGTCGAGAATATCGGGATTGTCGTCTTTGCCGCTTTCGGAATTGGGGTCGATAAGTTGATCGCCCGTATCCGGCTTGCCGTTATGGTTGCGATCCACATATCCGCGATAGTAGTCATCCGACTTGTCCTCTTCGGGCAGCCGGTACCAGATACGGGGTTTGAGAAAAAGGTTGTTCCATTGGAAAAATCCTTCCACATAGAGCCGATTCCAGGAGCGTGAACGGAACCCTTCCTGTCCATTGGATTGGTGGATGAACCCCCATTTTGTCACCTTCATGCCCGTCTTTTCGTCGAAACTCTGGGAGGTGGGAACCGCCACATAAAGTTCGGGCATATAGTTGGTTTCTCTAAAAGGGCCCGATTCGGAGTAGAGCTGCCAGAAGCAGCGCTGGGTATAGGCGGCTGTAATGTATTCGTTGAAACCGAAGAGATTGTAAGTGAGGTTCTTTTTAAGGCTGAACTGAAACTCCACTTCGGCCTGCTGATCGTATTCGCCATACTCCGATTCCCGGCTGAAACCGGGAATTGGGTTGATGGCGTCTGCGATGGTGTAGTTTTTATAAGCAGACGGCTGTCGTCGATACTTTCTATTGGCGTAACCTATCGGCATGATATAGTTCGCTTTGTAGGGGGTCAGGCCGAAGAAACGTCCCTCTGCCATATCATTGAGAAGCGATTTTGTTTCGGGTGTATTGGTGTCAACTTTCGCGATGGCGGCCATGCCCGCGGCGCGAACGCTTGATTCGGTGAATTGCGCCTTCAGACGTTCCGCAAACTTTTTGGCATAGACATTGTGCCCTTTTTTCGTTTTTTCTACCGTGTAGGCGTAGGTTTTCGCCGCCTCCTTGTACCAGTGGGCCGCTTTTTTGAAATCTTGCGGGACACCCAAACCGTTTTCGTAGATATAGGCAAGACGGTACATTGCCGCTTTGTTGCCTTTTTCCGCCACCTCTTCGAGGAGGGGAATCGCTTTGAGATACTGTTTCGATTCGAAAAGCTGGATGGCTTTCTGAAAATCCGCACCGGTTTTTGCACTGGCCTGTATCGCTATGGGGGTCAACCATAAAAATACTACGAATGCAAGTTTACCGATGCAGGCAGACACCTTTCTCTCTCTTTTTTCTCCGAACATGCTGTTTCCTTGTGTTTCACGACGTTAAATTAAGAATCATCATAATAAAATTTCAATTAAAAGAGTTTGAACCCCAAGTGTTTTAAGGAAAGAAATCAATGTCGCAAAAAAGTGAAGAGAAAAAAGTAAAAATCGCCATCGAAATCGCCATCAAACTCGGTTTTCTTTTTCTCGTTCTGTATATCTCCTATCTCATCGTCAAACCTTTTCTGGCGTTGATACTCTGGGGTATTATCCTCGCTGTTGCCTTCGAGCCGCTGGTGATGCGTCTGCAGAAGCGATTTGGCGAGCGGAAGAAGGTGGTCATCGCCATGACGGCCGTGATGATTCTTGCGCTCGTGATTCCCGCCTGGTCTCTGTCGGACAATCTTGTGGCGTCGACCTCCAAACTGCTGGCGGCAGTAAACGGAAAAGAGCAGATCATTCCTCCGCCGACGGAGCAGGTGAAATCGTGGCCGCTGGTTGGAGACCAGGTCTACAATCTCTGGAACCACGCCCACAACGACTGGCGCGAAGCCCTCGCCCCCTTCAAAGAGCAGATCAAAGTGTTTATCCTCAAATTGATATCCATGCTCAAAAGCGCGGCCATGACCCTGCTGCTGACGGTCGTTTCGCTGATTGTCGCTGCGATTTTTCTTATCGGAAAGGAGGCCAACACCGTCTTCTATCATCGTATCATGCGGCGTATTCTGGGTGAGCGGGGTGACGAGTGGGCCGATATTTCGGTCCTGACGATCCGCAGTGTCGCCACCGGGGTCGTGGGGGTCGCCATTATTCAAAGCACTCTGGCACTGGTTGGGATGATAGTTATGGGTGTGCCGATGGCACCGCTTTGGGCACTCATCATCATGTTCCTGACGATCATCCAACTGCCGGCACTGATTGTCATAGGTCCCATCATTGCATATGTCTACTCCTACGTCGAAGGGTTCCCGGCGACGGTTTTCGCTCTTTATATGCTCATCGTCGGCGCCAGCGACGGAGTGCTCAAACCTCTGCTGATGGGACGTGGCGTCGATCTACCGATGCTTGTCATCCTGATCGGTGCCATCGGGGGGATGATGCTGATGGGAATGATCGGCCTCTTCCTCGGTGCCGTCATACTGGCTTTGACCTATAAACTCTTCTATCTCTGGCTTGCGGAAACGGAAACGAACGATGTCCTTGCAGCGAATCAGCAGTAAAAACAACTTTCTTTATCTCTGCCTGGCGCTGATTGGAATGCTGCTGGCCAGTGCTGTGACCAACCAGTTTCCCAATACGATTCTCGAAACGCTTTTTTCCGCTGTTCTCGTGATAACTCTGCTGATAGGGGTCAAAAGCCTTCATACGCAAACCACATGGAAACGAATCGTCTACTTTTTGGCGGTCATTTTGGGCTCTCTCGTCCTGCTGCTTCGATTCTATCCGAGCAAAACGACACTGTTTTTCGTCTATCTGATGCTTTTTCTTTTTTTCATGGGTTCGTTCAAAGTTGCCGTGCGTCAAATACTTTTCAAAGGAAAAGTTGACAGCAACAAGATCATCGGATCCCTTTCACTCTATCTGTTGATCGGGCTGATATGGACCACCATCTACCTGATGCTGCTCACCTTCGATCCCGATGCTTTCAACGGTATCGAAGTCGGAGAGTGGGAGCACCTCTTTTTCCGTGTCGCCTACTACAGTTTCGTAACGCTGACTACACTGGGTTATGGGGATGTCTCACCTGTCAGCCCACTGGCGGAGTTTTTTGCTTCTCTCGAAGCGATCACCGGTGTCTTCTATATGGCGATTTTCGTCTCCAGTCTTATTAATCTGGCCGGCAGAAAGGTGAACGAAAAAGAGTGAACGGTAAACGGAATTCCGTTTACTCTCTCCTGCTCACCGTTCATTTGTTTTTGTCGGTGAGAATTTGCACCGAAGCGGTCATGCCCACGCGGAGCTTGATCTTTTGGGGCAGCGGTTTGTCGAGTTCGATACGTATGGGCATACGCTGAGCCAGTCGGATCCACTGGAAGACGGGATTGACTTTGGGCAGGAGATTCTGTCCCGGGATACCGTCGGTTGGGGCGATGCCCCAGGCGATCGACTCGACCCTCCCGTAGAGCGGTGTATCAGGGTAGGTCATCAGTGTCACGACCGCTCTGTCCCCGACCCGTACATCGGCGATGGTATCTTCTCGGAAGAAGCCGAAAACCCAGAAACTGTTCTTGTCTACCAGTGCCATGATCGGCTTGTTGGCTGTAGCCTGAGAGCCGATCTGGAAGCTGATGTTGCTCACCCATCCCTCCACGGGGGCGGTCACTTTCGTGAAGGAGAGATTGAGCTTTGCCGCATTGAGGGCTTCGACGGCGGTATCGATATCCGCCAGGGATTTGAGGTAGTTGATTCTGTTGCGCACCAGATCTTTCTGACTCACCGCACCCGGGTCCTTGGCGTATATCGCTTTGATGCGCTCGTATTCGATTTTTCGTCCCTTGGCGGCCTCCTTTGCCCGTTTCAGGCGCGCTTCGGCCTGGCGCACTTTGAGAATAAAGGGCGAGGGATCGATGTCGAAGAGGGGATCTCCTTTTTCGACATGCTGGTTGTCCGTCACGTAGATTTTGGTCACCATCCCCGACACGCGGGGGGTAATCTGGATTACCTGAGTGCGCACCTGACCGTCCCTCGTCCAGGGATTGGCCATGTAGGTTTCGTACTTTTGCCAGCCGAACCAGCCGGCGGCTCCCAATATCACGAGAGTCAACAGAAATTTCAGAACTTTCATCTCAAAACCTTATGAAAAATCGATCGATCAAAATCAGATAGAGCACCATCATCGCCAAAAAGAGGTAGGAGTGGGCATAGAAGAAGCGCGAAAGCTTCAGGCGGTTGAGAAGCAGCGCCGTGATGAGTGCCAGCAAAAAAGCCAGGGAGAGTGCAGGCAGCCAGGGAGAGAAGTAGATATCTCCCAACTGCAGTTCGTGGGGGTAGGGGTTCACGGCCTCTCCTTGAGGAGAAAGTGGGTAGTAGGTAGTGGGTAGTATGTGGTTTTAAGTATCGTAATCGATGCATACCAACGACCAACAACCAACGACCGCTTACCCCCGATAACCAAATCTCTCATTTCCACCCCTTCGGCATCCGTGTGGCGTTCTCGTCGAGCCCGTGACCCCAGTCGACCCCTCTTTTTCTCATCCGTGCCCGACTCTTTTGAAAAAGGTAGCTGCGGCCATCAGTTGCCTGCCATCCGCCGCCCAGGGCTTTGTAGAGCAGGGCGGCGTCGACGGCCAGTTCTCCTTTGGTGCGGGCGTAGGCGTCCTGGGCGAAAGTCAGTTTTTCGACGGTGCTGAGCAGCCGCTGGTAGCTCACCAGGCCGTCATGGTACTGCGTGACGGAGATGTTGAATGCACGCACCGTCGCTTCCAGTGCTTTTTCGCGCTCCTGCAGCTGGATTTGTGTGAACCGGTAGGCATTCAGCGCATTGGAGACTTCCGCGGCGGCGGTGAGTACCCGTTTGGAATAGCGCACCAGGCTCTCTTCGAAGGCGGCGTCTTTGAGGCGGACATCGTTTTTGAGTCGGCCGTACTGAAAGATGTTCCAGGAAAAGCCCGGCCCCGCGGCGATGGTGATGTTTTCGTTCAGACTCCCCCAGCCTGTCAGGAACGGCACGACCGGATTGGGGTCGGACGCGCTGTAGCCGATGGAGCCAAGAAGCCTGAAGCTGGGGTAGAGCGCCGCTTCGGCGATGCCAATCTGTGCCGCTTCGGCGTGGGCGATATATTCGGCCGCCCGGATGTCGGGGCGGCGTATCAGCAGTGACGCGTCGACGATGCGGTCAGGGTTGAAACGGGGCTCGGGGATGTAGTGCGGCGCCAGCAGATTCTTTTCATTTTCGGCCAGCTGGATGATCCCCCGGTTGTTGGTGGCGATCGCCTCGTTGATCTGTTGAAGCAGGTCGTGGTCACGGGGCCCAAGGATCTTCCGCACCGCTTCTGGGGTCGTGCCCAGTAAAACCGCCAGGGCGTTGATGATGCGGATTTCGGCCAGGTGCATGGCGGGCAGTGCGGCGCGGGTGTTGTAAAGCTGGGTGCGGGACTGCTGCATGTCCAGTTCGCTGACATTCCCCGCTTTGTACTGCACTTCGGTCATGCGGGTCACCCGCTCCTGTATCGCCACGTTGCGCTCGGCGTAGGCGATCCGTTCTTCGGTGGTGCGGTAGTCGATGTAGCTGCGTGCCACTTCGGCCAGCAATGAGACGGCGGCGGCCCGGTAGGAGGCGACCTGGGCCATCAGCGTCGCTTCGGCGCTTTCGATGCCGCGGGCGTATTTGCCCCAGATATCCGCCTCCCATGCCAGGTCGAAAGAGAGGTTTGCGCTGTCGATATGGTACCTGTGGTAGGAGCTCATGGCATTGCCCGAGAGGGTCTGGGCCTGGGGATACTGCAGCCCGGTGGCGATCCCCAGTGCGGCCCGGGCCTGGAGAATCCGAAGGCCCGCTGTTTGAAGGTCGAGATTTTGGGAGAGGGCTTTGTCGATGAGCCTATCGAGTGTTTCGTCTTCGTAGATGTTCCACCAATCGGCCAGGTCGTCGTCGGAGACATTCCGGTCGCTTTTCAGCGACTCTGAGAGAGGGGGCGGTGTGATGCCGTGGAAGTCGGGCCCCAGTTTCGTGCACCCCGTAAGAAGCAGCAGCGCCGCCAGCCCCGTCACCGGCAACGCGATGCGTCCCGTCCACGCCATCTTAGAATCTCCCATGTGCCTGCAGCGGCTCTTTTGGCAGGGTTCGCAGCGTTTTCATGCACGCTGCCAGCTTTGTCGGGGCGGTGTCGGATGCCTGCAGGCATTCGACCGACGCTTCCAGGCACTCCGCCGCCGCCTGCTCGAAGCGCTCCTTTTTCAGGCCGAACCATTCCCAGTTGGTTTTGGCGATCCAGATCTGCAGCTTTTGGGCTGTAGGCAGCAGCATCTTTTGCGCCTCTTTTCGCCAGAATCGCTGCCAGGGGGTCGCCGCCGGCGAC
This genomic interval from Hydrogenimonas urashimensis contains the following:
- a CDS encoding TolC family protein — translated: MAWTGRIALPVTGLAALLLLTGCTKLGPDFHGITPPPLSESLKSDRNVSDDDLADWWNIYEDETLDRLIDKALSQNLDLQTAGLRILQARAALGIATGLQYPQAQTLSGNAMSSYHRYHIDSANLSFDLAWEADIWGKYARGIESAEATLMAQVASYRAAAVSLLAEVARSYIDYRTTEERIAYAERNVAIQERVTRMTEVQYKAGNVSELDMQQSRTQLYNTRAALPAMHLAEIRIINALAVLLGTTPEAVRKILGPRDHDLLQQINEAIATNNRGIIQLAENEKNLLAPHYIPEPRFNPDRIVDASLLIRRPDIRAAEYIAHAEAAQIGIAEAALYPSFRLLGSIGYSASDPNPVVPFLTGWGSLNENITIAAGPGFSWNIFQYGRLKNDVRLKDAAFEESLVRYSKRVLTAAAEVSNALNAYRFTQIQLQEREKALEATVRAFNISVTQYHDGLVSYQRLLSTVEKLTFAQDAYARTKGELAVDAALLYKALGGGWQATDGRSYLFQKSRARMRKRGVDWGHGLDENATRMPKGWK
- a CDS encoding DUF1656 domain-containing protein; translation: MNPYPHELQLGDIYFSPWLPALSLAFLLALITALLLNRLKLSRFFYAHSYLFLAMMVLYLILIDRFFIRF
- a CDS encoding HlyD family secretion protein, giving the protein MKVLKFLLTLVILGAAGWFGWQKYETYMANPWTRDGQVRTQVIQITPRVSGMVTKIYVTDNQHVEKGDPLFDIDPSPFILKVRQAEARLKRAKEAAKGRKIEYERIKAIYAKDPGAVSQKDLVRNRINYLKSLADIDTAVEALNAAKLNLSFTKVTAPVEGWVSNISFQIGSQATANKPIMALVDKNSFWVFGFFREDTIADVRVGDRAVVTLMTYPDTPLYGRVESIAWGIAPTDGIPGQNLLPKVNPVFQWIRLAQRMPIRIELDKPLPQKIKLRVGMTASVQILTDKNK
- a CDS encoding AI-2E family transporter: MSQKSEEKKVKIAIEIAIKLGFLFLVLYISYLIVKPFLALILWGIILAVAFEPLVMRLQKRFGERKKVVIAMTAVMILALVIPAWSLSDNLVASTSKLLAAVNGKEQIIPPPTEQVKSWPLVGDQVYNLWNHAHNDWREALAPFKEQIKVFILKLISMLKSAAMTLLLTVVSLIVAAIFLIGKEANTVFYHRIMRRILGERGDEWADISVLTIRSVATGVVGVAIIQSTLALVGMIVMGVPMAPLWALIIMFLTIIQLPALIVIGPIIAYVYSYVEGFPATVFALYMLIVGASDGVLKPLLMGRGVDLPMLVILIGAIGGMMLMGMIGLFLGAVILALTYKLFYLWLAETETNDVLAANQQ
- a CDS encoding potassium channel family protein translates to MSLQRISSKNNFLYLCLALIGMLLASAVTNQFPNTILETLFSAVLVITLLIGVKSLHTQTTWKRIVYFLAVILGSLVLLLRFYPSKTTLFFVYLMLFLFFMGSFKVAVRQILFKGKVDSNKIIGSLSLYLLIGLIWTTIYLMLLTFDPDAFNGIEVGEWEHLFFRVAYYSFVTLTTLGYGDVSPVSPLAEFFASLEAITGVFYMAIFVSSLINLAGRKVNEKE
- a CDS encoding phospholipase A: MFGEKRERKVSACIGKLAFVVFLWLTPIAIQASAKTGADFQKAIQLFESKQYLKAIPLLEEVAEKGNKAAMYRLAYIYENGLGVPQDFKKAAHWYKEAAKTYAYTVEKTKKGHNVYAKKFAERLKAQFTESSVRAAGMAAIAKVDTNTPETKSLLNDMAEGRFFGLTPYKANYIMPIGYANRKYRRQPSAYKNYTIADAINPIPGFSRESEYGEYDQQAEVEFQFSLKKNLTYNLFGFNEYITAAYTQRCFWQLYSESGPFRETNYMPELYVAVPTSQSFDEKTGMKVTKWGFIHQSNGQEGFRSRSWNRLYVEGFFQWNNLFLKPRIWYRLPEEDKSDDYYRGYVDRNHNGKPDTGDQLIDPNSESGKDDNPDILDYMGYGDLTLSYLWGKHQFGGLFRYNFGKGGHDRGAVQLDWSYPFFNSKTTFWYFKFFNGYGESLIDYNRNVTKTSFGFAFSRGLFQ